One region of Sulfuricurvum sp. genomic DNA includes:
- a CDS encoding ribonucleoside triphosphate reductase — translation MKLIKHVLKRDGSTEPFYSFKIEDAIYKAFNSVSVPVDEKVVTEVLFSVLHDGIVDVEAIQDLIERTLYDAGYFEVMKSFITYRFLHKMQREHILGLGEDTTYVNSTQSVEEYIHKSDWRVNANANTGYSNAGLVNNLAGKVIANFWLDKVYAPHEGAAHRNGDIHIHDLDCLTGYCAGWSLRALLNEGFNGVRGRVESTPPRHFREALGQMANFLGILQSEWAGAQAFSSFDTYLAPYVFVDELSFVEIKKAIRGFVYNLNVPARWGQSPFTNITLDWMVPDDLSLQFPTCNDLHLFHNFPFTAHHQRKLFERNKRTMSDLTYADFQSEMDQINRAFYEVMSEGDATGAPFTFPIPTVNITEDFDWYGPNTDVLFENTAKIGSSYFQNFIGSQYLRDENGQPIENPDAYKPGHVRSMCCRLQLDLRELLKRGGGLFGSAEMTGSIGVVTINMARLGYLYKYDHERLIHELNTLIDIAYSTLEKKRVFVQDMFNRGLYPYTARYLKGFHNHFSTIGVNGMNEMIRNMTGDTENISTEWGTQFALTILDHMRDKMRTFQEKSGNLYNLEATPAEGTTYRFAKEDIKRYPDILQAGEGENIYYTNSSQLPVDLTSDPFEALTLQDELQCRYTGGTVLHLYMGERLSSGEACRRMVKNVITNFRLPYITVTPTFSVCPVHGYLNGEHEYCPKCDTEILLKEFA, via the coding sequence ATGAAATTAATCAAACATGTTCTTAAACGAGACGGGTCCACTGAGCCGTTTTATTCTTTTAAAATCGAAGATGCCATTTATAAAGCTTTCAATAGTGTTTCTGTCCCCGTAGATGAAAAAGTCGTAACAGAAGTATTGTTTAGCGTTTTACATGACGGTATTGTCGATGTGGAAGCGATTCAAGATCTCATCGAGCGTACTCTATATGATGCTGGCTATTTCGAGGTGATGAAATCGTTTATCACCTACCGCTTTTTACATAAAATGCAGCGTGAACATATTTTGGGGCTAGGAGAGGATACTACCTATGTCAACTCAACCCAAAGCGTCGAAGAATACATACACAAATCTGACTGGCGTGTTAATGCAAATGCAAATACCGGCTATTCTAATGCCGGATTAGTGAACAATCTAGCTGGTAAAGTCATCGCAAATTTTTGGCTTGATAAAGTGTATGCTCCACACGAAGGTGCGGCTCATCGTAACGGTGATATCCATATCCATGATCTCGACTGTCTTACAGGATATTGCGCCGGGTGGAGTCTCAGAGCATTGCTTAATGAAGGGTTCAATGGTGTTCGGGGACGTGTGGAGAGCACACCGCCACGCCATTTTCGAGAAGCGCTTGGACAAATGGCCAATTTTTTAGGTATTTTACAATCGGAGTGGGCAGGTGCTCAGGCATTTAGCTCTTTTGACACCTATTTGGCTCCATATGTTTTTGTCGATGAACTATCTTTTGTTGAGATCAAAAAAGCGATCCGAGGTTTTGTTTATAACCTGAATGTTCCGGCACGATGGGGACAATCGCCCTTTACCAATATTACTCTGGATTGGATGGTACCAGACGATCTATCTTTACAATTCCCGACCTGCAACGACCTTCATCTGTTCCATAATTTTCCCTTTACCGCCCATCATCAGCGAAAACTGTTTGAGCGGAACAAAAGGACTATGAGCGATCTGACCTATGCCGATTTTCAGTCCGAAATGGATCAGATCAACCGTGCTTTTTATGAAGTGATGAGTGAAGGAGATGCGACGGGAGCGCCATTTACGTTTCCGATCCCAACCGTCAATATCACGGAAGATTTCGACTGGTACGGGCCCAATACCGATGTGCTCTTTGAAAATACTGCCAAAATCGGCTCCAGCTACTTTCAAAATTTTATCGGGAGCCAATACCTTCGTGATGAAAACGGACAACCAATCGAAAATCCTGATGCCTATAAGCCGGGACATGTACGGAGTATGTGTTGCAGACTTCAGCTTGACCTTAGAGAGTTACTCAAACGCGGCGGTGGACTTTTCGGCAGTGCGGAGATGACCGGAAGCATCGGTGTGGTTACGATCAACATGGCACGATTGGGATATTTGTACAAATACGATCATGAACGTCTGATTCATGAACTCAACACTCTTATTGACATCGCTTATTCAACATTGGAGAAAAAACGGGTATTTGTCCAAGATATGTTCAACCGTGGACTATATCCCTACACCGCCCGCTATCTGAAAGGGTTTCACAACCACTTCTCAACCATTGGAGTCAATGGAATGAATGAGATGATCCGTAATATGACCGGAGATACCGAAAATATTTCCACCGAATGGGGAACACAGTTTGCCCTTACCATACTCGATCATATGCGCGACAAAATGCGCACGTTTCAAGAAAAAAGTGGAAATCTCTACAATCTTGAAGCGACTCCGGCCGAAGGTACTACTTACCGTTTTGCCAAAGAAGATATCAAACGCTACCCCGATATCCTCCAAGCAGGTGAAGGGGAGAATATCTATTATACAAATAGTTCTCAGCTTCCCGTCGATCTCACTTCCGACCCGTTCGAGGCTCTGACGCTCCAAGACGAACTGCAATGCCGCTATACAGGTGGAACCGTTTTACATCTCTACATGGGTGAGCGTCTTAGTTCAGGCGAAGCATGCCGTCGTATGGTTAAAAACGTCATTACCAACTTCCGCCTCCCCTACATAACAGTAACACCAACATTCTCAGTATGTCCTGTACACGGCTATCTTAACGGCGAACACGAATACTGCCCTAAATGCGATACTGAAATTCTTCTCAAAGAATTTGCGTGA
- a CDS encoding alginate export family protein: MKKITLSAIAVLTLLPNVLSADGFNLFSDAKFNGEIRPRYESVDDQSNTKDKANAFTVRTTIGVEANLLSINGLSMKVDGTTVQPIGGEHYDSGSNGLMYDKVVDPEQTRFSQAYLQYKYGKTVAKVGRQVINLDNQRFIGSVDWRQMMQSFDAAVISDSTIDNLTLTGAYVWGRAPVSDLGTSDTDSIILNGSYKVSDMLKVTAYDYIISSASDTIGMALTGDVPLASAKIAYRAEYASQGDASRDTDSAHANVKADAYYYNLDALANINGILAGAGYEFLSGHTTGDGKTSFFAPLGTLHAFNGWADKFLGATPTGGLTDMSATLGYTAPGLGKAMVVYHDFSTDVSMGGKSDLGTEWDALYTNAIPGIKGLNGLAKAAFFKAGDVTGYTADVSKIWLQIDYKF; encoded by the coding sequence ATGAAGAAAATTACATTATCAGCCATAGCTGTATTAACCTTGTTGCCAAATGTACTGAGTGCAGATGGTTTTAACCTATTTAGCGATGCAAAGTTTAACGGAGAGATCCGTCCTCGTTACGAGAGTGTGGATGATCAAAGTAATACCAAAGACAAAGCAAATGCGTTTACTGTCCGTACAACTATAGGGGTAGAAGCCAACCTTCTCAGTATCAACGGGTTGTCCATGAAAGTGGATGGAACGACGGTACAGCCTATCGGAGGAGAACATTATGACAGCGGATCAAACGGGTTAATGTATGACAAAGTCGTAGACCCGGAACAAACTCGTTTTTCACAAGCGTATCTTCAATATAAGTATGGAAAGACCGTTGCCAAAGTGGGACGGCAGGTTATCAATCTCGACAATCAGCGTTTCATCGGTTCGGTCGACTGGCGTCAAATGATGCAAAGCTTTGATGCAGCAGTCATCAGTGACAGTACGATTGACAATCTAACTCTTACCGGGGCTTATGTATGGGGTCGCGCTCCTGTTAGTGATTTAGGGACATCGGACACCGATTCCATTATTTTGAACGGATCGTATAAGGTCAGTGATATGTTAAAAGTCACAGCATATGACTATATAATCTCTTCTGCCAGTGACACGATCGGAATGGCTTTGACCGGAGATGTACCTCTCGCTTCAGCAAAAATCGCTTATCGTGCAGAGTATGCAAGTCAAGGTGATGCATCCCGTGATACTGATAGTGCCCATGCAAATGTCAAAGCCGACGCCTATTATTACAATCTCGATGCGCTTGCCAATATCAATGGTATTCTTGCCGGTGCAGGTTATGAGTTTTTGAGCGGACATACCACGGGTGATGGGAAAACGTCATTCTTTGCTCCGCTGGGAACCTTACATGCCTTCAACGGATGGGCAGATAAGTTTCTCGGAGCAACTCCTACCGGAGGATTGACTGACATGAGTGCGACACTTGGATATACAGCACCTGGTCTTGGAAAAGCGATGGTCGTTTATCACGACTTTAGCACCGATGTGTCCATGGGTGGTAAAAGCGATTTGGGTACGGAATGGGATGCTCTTTATACCAATGCCATTCCGGGGATCAAAGGACTTAACGGCCTTGCAAAAGCCGCTTTCTTCAAAGCCGGTGATGTAACAGGTTATACTGCAGATGTCAGCAAAATCTGGTTACAAATCGATTATAAATTCTAA
- a CDS encoding type IV pili methyl-accepting chemotaxis transducer N-terminal domain-containing protein, which translates to MQSISTKVRWIVAILSLNLITIILVDIWLNSDQKFDAQVINTAGKERMLSQRTVLELHRLLLDEEGAFERLQAARQEFDRNFKQLSTATSEYKGFSNEKIEKTMLEVYAHWNQMGGLVDHYLQGDHNLFDLKTIYEDGDRTLLLMDKAVTQYQEYMMEKRIIAHRIQIMLALISFVVILYMARTTLEIQRNFDKFLEHSKSISGNENIGVQRGNELDIACAHIEYFLQNVEEAIQNATEAVEKSEAATAMLIGSAPETEKLLEQSEDMMLQVSEELHHTAQRLKKLKSNLESANAIRNA; encoded by the coding sequence ATGCAATCCATATCAACCAAAGTACGCTGGATCGTTGCGATTCTTTCACTTAATCTTATTACAATTATTCTAGTGGATATTTGGCTCAACTCGGACCAAAAATTTGATGCCCAGGTTATTAATACAGCCGGAAAAGAGAGAATGCTTTCACAGCGAACTGTTCTTGAACTTCATCGCCTTCTTTTAGATGAAGAGGGAGCGTTTGAGCGGCTCCAAGCCGCACGTCAGGAGTTTGACCGCAATTTTAAGCAGCTTTCCACAGCAACTTCAGAATATAAAGGATTTTCGAACGAAAAAATCGAAAAAACCATGTTGGAAGTTTATGCACATTGGAACCAAATGGGAGGGCTTGTAGATCACTATTTACAGGGTGATCACAATCTTTTTGATCTCAAAACTATCTATGAGGATGGTGATCGAACATTACTATTGATGGATAAAGCGGTTACCCAGTACCAAGAATATATGATGGAAAAACGGATAATAGCCCATCGAATTCAAATCATGCTGGCCCTTATCTCCTTTGTGGTTATCCTTTATATGGCACGAACAACTTTGGAGATACAACGAAATTTTGACAAATTTTTGGAACACTCAAAATCGATCAGCGGTAATGAAAACATCGGTGTTCAACGTGGAAATGAACTTGATATTGCATGTGCCCATATTGAATACTTCTTACAGAATGTCGAAGAAGCAATTCAAAATGCTACCGAAGCGGTCGAAAAAAGCGAAGCCGCTACCGCGATGCTGATCGGTTCAGCTCCTGAAACCGAAAAACTGCTGGAACAGAGCGAAGACATGATGCTTCAGGTAAGTGAAGAACTACACCATACCGCGCAACGTCTAAAAAAACTCAAAAGCAACCTCGAGTCTGCTAATGCAATCCGAAACGCCTAA
- a CDS encoding nitrate reductase cytochrome c-type subunit, with product MKANRIIGSLVAACILISGVYAASNTNAGIDEKDLGMRKAEVYSEDTAVPDGTNYHSEAPGTSKRIERAYADAPPMIPHDISDLGEIDKNNNACLGCHMPDVATTMGATPIPKTHFTNFRPAVESDKEDNFKSESNDQIIKKDLHGQLWQGRYNCTQCHAPQTQGKLRVESNFKPDYANNKGQKHQNRSYLMDEIGIGVKVGNGL from the coding sequence ATGAAAGCAAATCGAATCATCGGTAGCCTCGTGGCTGCATGTATTTTAATCAGCGGTGTCTATGCCGCGAGCAATACGAATGCCGGTATAGACGAAAAAGATTTGGGAATGCGTAAAGCAGAAGTATATTCAGAAGACACTGCTGTGCCTGATGGAACAAATTATCATAGTGAAGCGCCTGGTACCTCTAAAAGAATTGAACGTGCGTATGCTGATGCTCCACCAATGATCCCTCATGATATCAGCGATCTCGGTGAAATCGACAAAAATAATAACGCGTGTCTCGGATGTCACATGCCGGATGTTGCAACAACCATGGGAGCAACACCGATTCCAAAAACCCATTTCACAAATTTTCGCCCTGCAGTAGAGTCGGATAAAGAGGATAACTTTAAATCCGAAAGTAACGATCAGATTATCAAAAAAGATCTGCATGGACAACTCTGGCAAGGGCGCTACAACTGTACCCAATGCCACGCTCCGCAAACACAGGGTAAATTACGGGTTGAAAGCAATTTCAAACCGGATTACGCGAACAATAAAGGGCAGAAACATCAGAACCGCTCGTACCTGATGGATGAAATCGGTATCGGTGTAAAAGTCGGAAACGGTTTATAA
- the napA gene encoding nitrate reductase catalytic subunit NapA: MSLDRREFLKSAAAASAATAIGMAVPSSVEAASNQAQAGWRWDKAACRFCGTGCGIMMATKDDRIVAVKGDPLAPVNRGLNCIKGYFNAKIMYGADRLTQPLLRMNDQGQFDKHGKFKPISWERAFDEMEIHIKAALKEKGPTGIAMFSSGQQTVMEGHASLKLMKAGFRTNNIDPNARLCMASAVTGFMNVFGADEPSGCYDDIELAETIVAFGSNMAEMHPILWSRVSDRKLSNPDKVQVVVLSTYKHRTMDLADVEIIFKPNTDLAIFNYIAREIVYNHPEAIDWDFVNKNIIFATGPVDIGYGLREDIHHPKYKKSELDTAAKQKSKVLTNDEGVSLAYLGYKAGDTLEMKNTETANKHWQITFEEFKKGLAPYTLDYVAHVAKGDPDESIEDFKAKLQKMADLYIEQKRRCLTFWTMGFNQHTRGTWVNEQAYMVHFLLGKQAKPGSGAFSLTGQPSACGTAREVGTFSHRLPADMVVNNPQHRAIAEGIWQLPANTINPKPGSHFTQIHRDLEDGKVKFAWVSVCNPYQDTGNAEHWIKAAREMDNFIVTSDGYPGISAKVSDLILPSAMMYEKWGAYGNAERRTQHWRQQVTPVGDAMSDTWQIVELSKRFTLKEVWGAQKIPGLDGGLPDVMTAAKAMGYKETDTLYDVLFASKKAKAYKWPDPVGKGYQNSEVEGDKRNVIGSDGKPFKGYGFFLQKYLWEEYREFGAGRGHDYGDFDTYHKVRGLKWPVVDGKETFWRYNSKYDPYAKKANNGEFAFYGHAFKEIPQGNLQGITNKETVHLANKAKIFFRPYMEPTEVPDKNYDIWLCTGRVLEHWHSGTMTMRVPELYRAVPEALCYMHPAEAEKRGVKRGDMVWVESRRGKVKAHVETRGRNRPPKGLVFVPWFDEKVFINKVCLDHTCPISKQIDHKKCAVKIYKA; this comes from the coding sequence ATGTCGTTAGATAGAAGAGAGTTTTTAAAAAGTGCTGCCGCCGCATCAGCGGCCACAGCAATCGGGATGGCAGTTCCCTCATCGGTAGAAGCTGCATCAAATCAGGCACAAGCTGGATGGCGCTGGGATAAAGCAGCCTGCCGTTTCTGCGGAACCGGTTGTGGAATTATGATGGCAACCAAGGATGACCGTATCGTTGCAGTCAAAGGTGACCCGTTGGCTCCGGTAAATCGTGGTCTCAACTGCATCAAAGGGTACTTTAATGCCAAAATCATGTACGGTGCAGACCGTCTGACTCAACCCCTTTTGCGTATGAATGATCAAGGACAATTTGATAAACACGGTAAATTCAAACCTATCAGCTGGGAACGTGCGTTCGATGAGATGGAAATACATATCAAAGCAGCACTCAAAGAAAAAGGGCCGACCGGTATCGCAATGTTCAGCTCCGGTCAGCAAACCGTTATGGAAGGGCATGCATCACTCAAACTGATGAAAGCTGGATTCCGAACCAATAATATCGATCCGAATGCACGCCTTTGTATGGCATCTGCTGTTACAGGATTTATGAATGTATTCGGTGCCGACGAGCCCTCAGGCTGTTATGATGATATCGAACTTGCTGAAACGATCGTGGCATTTGGTTCCAATATGGCGGAAATGCACCCTATTCTCTGGTCACGCGTATCGGATCGCAAACTCAGCAATCCGGATAAAGTACAAGTCGTTGTATTATCAACCTATAAACACCGTACGATGGACCTTGCCGATGTCGAGATTATCTTTAAACCGAATACTGACCTAGCTATTTTTAACTATATTGCGCGAGAAATTGTCTACAATCATCCTGAGGCAATCGATTGGGATTTTGTCAATAAAAATATTATCTTTGCTACCGGACCAGTAGATATAGGCTATGGATTACGTGAAGATATTCATCATCCTAAATACAAAAAAAGTGAACTTGATACAGCCGCCAAGCAAAAATCAAAAGTTCTAACTAATGATGAAGGGGTAAGTCTCGCTTATCTTGGCTACAAAGCGGGTGATACCCTTGAAATGAAAAATACTGAAACGGCCAATAAACATTGGCAAATTACTTTTGAAGAGTTTAAAAAAGGACTTGCACCGTACACACTTGATTATGTTGCCCATGTTGCCAAAGGCGATCCGGATGAGAGCATAGAAGATTTTAAAGCAAAACTTCAAAAAATGGCCGATCTTTACATTGAACAAAAACGAAGATGTCTTACATTCTGGACTATGGGATTCAATCAACATACCCGTGGAACATGGGTTAATGAACAAGCCTATATGGTTCACTTCCTACTCGGCAAACAAGCCAAACCGGGTAGCGGTGCATTCTCTCTAACCGGTCAGCCATCTGCATGCGGAACTGCGCGTGAAGTCGGTACATTTAGCCACCGATTGCCGGCAGACATGGTTGTTAATAATCCGCAACACAGAGCAATCGCAGAAGGAATTTGGCAGCTGCCAGCAAATACGATCAATCCAAAACCGGGTTCGCATTTCACCCAAATCCACCGTGATCTTGAAGACGGTAAAGTGAAATTCGCATGGGTCAGCGTATGTAACCCGTATCAAGATACCGGGAATGCAGAACACTGGATCAAAGCAGCGCGTGAAATGGATAACTTTATCGTTACCTCCGACGGTTATCCTGGAATCTCAGCAAAAGTATCGGATTTGATTTTACCAAGTGCCATGATGTATGAAAAATGGGGAGCATACGGCAATGCAGAGCGACGCACACAGCACTGGCGCCAACAGGTAACTCCGGTAGGAGATGCGATGTCGGATACCTGGCAGATTGTTGAACTCTCTAAGCGCTTTACACTGAAAGAAGTTTGGGGAGCACAAAAAATTCCTGGACTAGACGGGGGGTTGCCGGATGTTATGACTGCTGCAAAAGCAATGGGATATAAAGAGACCGATACTCTGTACGATGTTTTGTTTGCCAGTAAAAAAGCAAAAGCCTACAAATGGCCTGATCCGGTAGGAAAAGGATACCAAAACTCCGAAGTGGAAGGCGATAAACGCAATGTCATCGGCAGTGATGGCAAACCGTTTAAAGGATACGGCTTTTTCCTCCAAAAATATCTCTGGGAAGAGTACCGTGAATTCGGTGCGGGTCGCGGCCATGACTATGGAGATTTTGATACCTATCATAAAGTACGCGGTTTGAAATGGCCGGTTGTTGATGGTAAAGAGACCTTCTGGCGTTACAATTCGAAATATGATCCGTATGCGAAAAAAGCGAATAACGGTGAATTTGCGTTCTATGGTCATGCATTTAAAGAGATCCCGCAAGGAAATCTCCAGGGTATAACCAATAAAGAGACGGTTCATTTAGCCAACAAAGCCAAAATTTTCTTCCGTCCGTATATGGAACCGACTGAAGTGCCGGATAAAAATTATGACATCTGGCTCTGTACCGGTCGTGTACTTGAACACTGGCACAGCGGAACCATGACGATGCGCGTTCCTGAACTCTATCGAGCCGTTCCTGAAGCTTTGTGTTACATGCACCCTGCAGAAGCAGAAAAACGCGGTGTAAAACGTGGCGATATGGTGTGGGTTGAATCTCGACGCGGGAAAGTGAAAGCTCACGTCGAAACACGCGGACGTAACCGTCCGCCAAAAGGTCTCGTATTCGTTCCATGGTTTGATGAAAAAGTATTTATCAATAAGGTTTGTTTGGATCATACCTGCCCAATTTCTAAACAAATCGACCATAAAAAATGCGCTGTAAAAATTTATAAAGCGTAA
- the napH gene encoding quinol dehydrogenase ferredoxin subunit NapH, with amino-acid sequence MKHYKYLLMRRFSQIAILVLYIGANAWGWKILQGDLSASLLMGKVPLADPYAVVQIAVTGATLGIDIILGALIVTFFYGVIGGRAFCSWICPINMITDTAAWLRRKLKFSEVQKRFYMSRSLRYWILGLSLILSAVMGVAAFELISPVSMAHRGAIFGMGMGGGALVVIFLFDLLVHENGWCGYICPLGASYALIGKFSLIRIHHDANKCTDCRDCITVCPEKEVLHMVNRSSESVLMGECTNCGRCVDVCKEDALGFSIRSQLKQPKDEK; translated from the coding sequence ATGAAACATTATAAATATCTCTTGATGAGACGGTTTAGTCAAATAGCAATACTGGTACTCTACATCGGTGCCAATGCCTGGGGATGGAAAATACTGCAAGGTGATCTAAGTGCCTCATTACTGATGGGTAAAGTTCCTTTGGCCGATCCATATGCAGTAGTACAAATCGCGGTTACTGGTGCAACACTAGGAATCGATATCATCCTCGGTGCGTTGATCGTTACCTTTTTTTATGGGGTTATTGGTGGACGGGCGTTTTGTAGCTGGATTTGTCCAATCAACATGATAACCGATACAGCCGCATGGCTGCGTCGAAAATTGAAGTTTTCAGAAGTACAAAAGCGGTTTTACATGAGCCGGTCACTTCGGTATTGGATTTTAGGTCTGAGTTTAATTTTATCAGCGGTAATGGGGGTGGCGGCATTTGAGCTGATCAGTCCTGTCTCAATGGCGCATCGCGGAGCCATATTCGGTATGGGTATGGGCGGCGGTGCATTAGTGGTTATATTTTTATTTGATCTGTTGGTTCATGAGAACGGATGGTGCGGTTACATTTGTCCGCTGGGTGCATCTTATGCGCTCATCGGCAAATTTTCCCTTATTCGTATTCACCATGATGCCAACAAATGTACCGATTGCAGAGATTGTATTACTGTGTGCCCTGAAAAAGAGGTACTCCATATGGTCAATCGCAGTAGTGAAAGTGTCTTGATGGGTGAATGCACCAATTGCGGCAGATGTGTTGATGTTTGTAAAGAAGACGCGCTCGGATTTTCAATTCGCAGTCAGTTAAAACAACCAAAGGATGAAAAATGA
- a CDS encoding 4Fe-4S binding protein, which produces MSLPTRRGFFGALGSLFKENRGPIRPPYASLAVTFTECQSCDGMCIGACEENIIRRDEKGIPFLDFKSNGCSDCQKCMEVCTPNVLNEADRFIQGRARITTMMCMSHHDTICFACKDPCLEDAIIFEGMYRPIIIPEKCTACGYCVSVCPNAAIEIIL; this is translated from the coding sequence ATGTCACTCCCAACACGTCGCGGTTTTTTCGGTGCACTGGGTTCCCTTTTCAAGGAGAACCGGGGACCGATTCGTCCCCCTTACGCTTCATTGGCGGTGACCTTCACAGAGTGTCAAAGCTGTGACGGAATGTGTATCGGTGCATGTGAAGAAAACATTATCCGCCGTGATGAAAAAGGGATTCCATTTCTGGATTTTAAGTCAAACGGATGCAGCGATTGCCAAAAGTGCATGGAAGTATGCACACCCAATGTTTTGAATGAAGCGGATCGATTTATCCAAGGACGTGCCCGTATCACAACTATGATGTGTATGTCCCATCACGATACGATTTGTTTTGCTTGTAAAGATCCCTGTTTGGAAGATGCAATTATTTTTGAGGGGATGTACAGACCTATAATTATTCCAGAAAAATGTACGGCATGCGGATATTGTGTCTCTGTATGTCCTAATGCAGCAATCGAGATAATATTATGA
- the napG gene encoding ferredoxin-type protein NapG, giving the protein MKNSPSNDRRRFLLSIARGIGLSAMGALVWSAYVGEVKSAPLVLRPPGALAEDKFIKNCIKCGLCVEACPYDTLKLAKPGDNLPMGTPYFIPRTIPCYMCSDIPCVPVCPSGALSEPSVSSYINKTNAQLDINKARMGLAVIDRESCIATWGIQCDACYRACPLMGQAITIEFSKNERTGKHAFLIPNVHADICTGCGMCEHACVTKKAAIYVLPRALAMGEAGNHYIKGWDPKDEQRLDTVKKNVPHEFTKTKLSEKSALDSLNDEGGL; this is encoded by the coding sequence ATGAAAAATTCTCCTTCAAACGATCGCCGCCGCTTTCTCCTCTCTATCGCGAGAGGAATCGGGCTAAGTGCGATGGGTGCGTTGGTATGGAGTGCCTATGTTGGAGAAGTAAAATCCGCTCCTTTAGTTTTGCGCCCTCCGGGTGCATTGGCCGAAGACAAATTCATCAAAAACTGTATCAAATGCGGATTGTGTGTGGAAGCGTGTCCTTACGATACACTCAAGTTGGCAAAACCGGGAGACAATCTTCCAATGGGGACACCTTACTTTATCCCTCGCACTATTCCGTGTTATATGTGCAGCGATATTCCCTGTGTTCCTGTATGTCCGAGTGGTGCGCTTAGCGAGCCGTCGGTGAGCAGCTATATCAATAAAACGAATGCACAGCTGGATATCAATAAAGCCCGCATGGGGTTGGCCGTTATCGACAGAGAATCCTGTATCGCAACATGGGGTATCCAATGCGATGCATGTTATCGGGCTTGTCCTTTAATGGGTCAAGCGATTACGATCGAATTTTCTAAAAATGAACGGACGGGGAAACATGCGTTCCTCATTCCAAATGTTCATGCAGATATTTGTACCGGATGCGGTATGTGTGAGCATGCCTGTGTCACAAAAAAAGCGGCGATTTACGTTTTACCCCGAGCTTTGGCAATGGGAGAAGCAGGAAATCACTATATCAAAGGATGGGATCCTAAAGATGAGCAACGTCTAGATACCGTCAAGAAAAATGTTCCGCATGAGTTCACCAAAACCAAATTAAGTGAAAAGAGTGCCCTTGACTCACTCAATGACGAAGGCGGATTGTGA
- a CDS encoding chaperone NapD, whose product MNISSIVVQTNPKYTDEVVEILKAADFCDYHFHDEKGRIIVTIEGEGVEEEIQKLVKLQEMEHIISADMSFAFSEDELNAERDKLELAGNDLPEWLNDENATKKDIKYNGDLKDRF is encoded by the coding sequence ATGAACATATCAAGCATTGTAGTACAAACCAACCCGAAATACACCGATGAAGTCGTTGAAATTTTAAAAGCGGCAGATTTTTGCGATTACCATTTTCATGATGAAAAAGGTCGAATAATTGTAACTATTGAAGGTGAAGGGGTTGAAGAAGAGATTCAAAAACTCGTTAAGCTTCAAGAAATGGAACATATCATCTCAGCCGATATGTCATTCGCTTTTAGCGAAGATGAACTCAATGCAGAACGTGACAAATTGGAATTAGCCGGCAATGATCTCCCTGAGTGGCTGAATGACGAAAATGCTACCAAAAAAGATATCAAATACAACGGTGATCTCAAAGATCGATTTTAA